From Rhododendron vialii isolate Sample 1 chromosome 10a, ASM3025357v1, the proteins below share one genomic window:
- the LOC131304381 gene encoding cytochrome P450 81Q32-like encodes MELTFSYISLFVFLLLIAFKFLSKKPRRRSNLPPSPPSLPFIGHLHLLKEPMLIHRNFFKLSQTLGPIFSLRLGSQLVVVISSSSISEECFTKHDIVLANRPRFIIGKYFGFNYTTIVTSSYGDHWRNLRRLTSLEIFSTIRLNAFLCIRQDEIRQLLCRLYQKSSTNFAKVEMKSKLSGLTFNIIMRMIAGKRYYDDDLEDSAEAEEFRKLIGEALSYSGASNPADFLPVLRWIDYKGYEKKLMKIHKRWDALSQGLIDEHRRGKSKNTMIGHLVSLQESEPEYYSDAIIKGLITVMVFAGTDTSSVTIEWAMSLLVNHPHVLEKARNELDANIGQDRLLDEQDLSKLPYLQAIISETFRLCPAVPMLVPHVSSDDCIIGGFDVPRDTILLVNAWAIHKDPKVWDDPSSFKPERFECTEVEGHKLMPFGFGRRACPGAGLAQRVVGLALASLIQCFEWERVGEDLVDLTEGKGVTMPKVEPLEAMCKGRDIMKKVVFDGGNHA; translated from the exons ATGGAACTCACCTTCTCATacatctctctctttgttttcctCCTCCTCATTGCTTTCAAATTTCTGTCAAAAAAACCCCGCAGACGCAGCAACCTTCCTCCAAGCCCGCCCTCTCTTCCCTTCATCggccacctccacctcctcaAAGAACCCATGCTGATACACCGAAACTTCTTCAAACTCTCCCAAACCCTTGGCCCCATCTTCTCCCTCCGCCTCGGGTCCCAACTTGTCGTAGTCATTTCCTCTTCGTCCATTTCCGAAGAGTGCTTCACCAAACACGACATCGTCCTAGCCAACCGTCCAAGGTTCATAATCGGAAAATACTTTGGGTTCAACTACACCACTATCGTCACCTCCTCGTACGGCGACCACTGGCGTAACCTTCGCCGCCTCACTTCCCTCGAGATCTTCTCAACCATCCGCCTCAACGCCTTCCTATGTATCCGGCAGGACGAAATTAGGCAACTACTCTGCCGGTTGTACCAGAAATCGTCTACCAATTTTGCAAAGGTCGAAATGAAGTCAAAGCTCTCTGGGCTGACGTTTAATATTATTATGAGAATGATCGCCGGGAAACGGTATTACGATGACGATTTGGAGGATTCAGCGGAGGCGGAGGAGTTTCGGAAGCTCATAGGGGAGGCGCTTTCATACAGCGGAGCATCGAACCCCGCGGATTTCTTGCCTGTTTTACGATGGATTGATTATAAGGGTTATGAAAAGAAATTGATGAAAATTCATAAGAGATGGGATGCCCTTTCGCAAGGGTTGATCGATGAGCATAGGAGGGGTAAGAGTAAGAATACGATGATTGGTCATTTGGTTTCATTGCAAGAATCAGAGCCAGAGTACTATTCAGATGCAATTATCAAAGGGCTTATCACT GTCATGGTCTTTGCAGGGACAGACACATCTTCCGTCACAATAGAATGGGCAATGTCTCTCTTGGTGAACCACCCACACGTACTAGAGAAGGCTAGAAATGAATTAGACGCTAACATCGGCCAAGACCGCCTGCTTGATGAGCAAGATCTCTCCAAGCTGCCTTATCTTCAAGCTATCATATCTGAAACCTTCCGACTTTGCCCAGCGGTACCAATGCTTGTACCACACGTGTCATCCGATGATTGTATCATTGGGGGATTTGACGTGCCACGGGACACAATCTTATTGGTCAATGCATGGGCCATTCACAAAGACCCCAAGGTTTGGGATGACCCAAGTAGCTTTAAACCTGAAAGGTTTGAATGTACGGAGGTGGAGGGACACAAGTTAATGCCATTTGGTTTCGGGAGGAGGGCATGTCCCGGGGCTGGTTTAGCCCAACGTGTTGTGGGCTTGGCCTTGGCGTCATTGATTCAGTGCTTTGAGTGGGAAAGGGTTGGTGAGGATCTTGTTGACTTGACTGAAGGAAAAGGGGTTACAATGCCCAAAGTTGAGCCATTGGAAGCCATGTGCAAAGGACGTGACATCATGAAGAAGGTTGTATTCGATGGTGGAAATCATGCTTGA
- the LOC131302929 gene encoding uncharacterized protein LOC131302929 has protein sequence MSFILVGDELYKKSPNDDLLLRCLGHPKAIKGYNNHGRTIGQFCYPAKHHYVNSTPYYAQGNGQAESTNRTLVNIIEKMVENNPRAWHKLLSEALWAYRTSKKEANNITPYMLVYGHDPVLPMEVAVKSARIAYQYGLTPTDYTQAMLIELEDLDEVRLAALDHMLVQKRKIAKSYDKRVRKKSFSEGDLVWKAVFPLGEKNSRYGKWFPTWEGPYQITQVLRGNVYLLMDLDGGLHKHLTNRKYLKHHYCTMWEMRDFRKNLPRKP, from the exons ATGAGCTTTATCCTCGTGGGTGATGAACTATACAAGAAAAGCCCTAACGATGACTTGTTGTTAAGGTGTTTAGGGCACCCCAAGGCCATAAAG GGGTACAATAATCATGGGAGAACAATAGGTCAATTTTGCTACCCAGCAAAACATCATTATGTCAATTCTACTCCTTATTACGCACAAGGGAATGGCCAGGCCGAGTCCACCAATAGGACTTTGGTCAATATCATAGAGAAAATGGTAGAGAACAATCCAAGGGCTTGGCACAAATTGCTTTCAGAGGCCTTATGGGCCTATAGAACTTCAAAGAAGGAAGCTAACAATATAACCccttatatgttggtatatggACATGATCCAGTCCTACCAATGGAGGTAGCAGTGAAGTCAGCAAGGATAGCATATCAATATGGCCTCACTCCTACAGATTATACTCAGGCCATGCTGATAGAGCTTGAAGACTTGGATGAAGTTAGGCTCGCGGCCCTTGACCATATGTtggttcagaaaagaaaaattgctAAATCTTATGACAAACGTGTGAGAAAGAAGAGTTTTTCTGAAGGGGATTTGGTTTGGAAAGCTGTCTTTCCCTTAGGAGAAAAGAATTCAAGATATGGCAAGTGGTTCCCGACCTGGGAAGGACCTTATCAGATTACTCAAGTCCTTAGAGGAAACGTGTATCTTCTTATGGATTTAGATGGTGGTTTACATAAGCATTTGACAAATAGAAAATACCTCAAGCATCATTATTGTACTATGTGGGAAATGAGGGATTTTAGGAAAAACCTACCAAGGAAGCCATAG
- the LOC131302930 gene encoding uncharacterized protein LOC131302930, whose protein sequence is MDPLPDLGKVHGLLIAEEHTKNPQPIITTQPIQEDSALVSHRFQTQHNQPKINSGQNRNPPGPRFFPPPQQSPSRRQPQQFPSPANPPRQLHHAQPDTSSRPNKDPNAHCTHCNRAGHYKSGCFKLIGYPEWFFNRLPNQSSAQSNYAAQTPDMDFTPRLSPAEASQAYGFYDNPSAFFTGPQIEDCDWSG, encoded by the exons ATGGATCCGCTTCCCGACCTTGGAAAGGTTCATGGCTTGTTAATCGCGGAAGAACACACCAAAAATCCACAACCTATCATCACCACTCAGCCCATTCAAGAAGACTCGGCCCTGGTGAGTCACAGGTTCCAAACTCAACACAATCAACCCAAAATCAACAGTGGACAAAACCGAAATCCACCAGGGCCACGTTTTTTTCCGCCACCACAGCAGTCTCCATCCCGACGACAACCACAACAATTCCCTTCGCCTGCCAATCCACCACGCCAACTGCACCATGCTCAGCCTGATACTTCATCCCGACCCAACAAAGACCCGAACGCTCACTGCACTCATTGCAACCGTGCAGGTCATTATAAGTCGGGCTGTTTTAAACTTATTGGGTATCCAGAATGGTTCTTCAATCGCCTCCCCAACCAATCCTCTGCCCAGTCCAATTATGCAGCGCAAACACCGGACATGGATTTCACTCCACGCTTGAGCCCCGCCGAGGCGTCCCAAGCCTATGGCTTTTACGATAATCCATCTGCTTTTTTCACTG GACCTCAAATCGAAGACTGTGATTGGAGCGGGTGA